A window of the Desulfovibrio sp. genome harbors these coding sequences:
- a CDS encoding chaperone modulator CbpM, producing MVDITVITGSDLPMKSELIAWAQFMELTDLHPSFVGELIELGWLCPQRTVGSEYLFRHRDVYRVKKLSRLCHDLDINTVGSSIIVDLLERIETLEQRVRDLERLI from the coding sequence ATGGTAGACATCACCGTCATCACCGGCTCGGACCTGCCCATGAAGTCCGAACTGATCGCCTGGGCGCAGTTCATGGAATTGACCGACCTGCACCCCTCCTTCGTGGGTGAACTGATCGAGCTTGGCTGGCTGTGCCCGCAGCGCACCGTTGGCAGCGAATACCTGTTCAGGCATCGCGACGTGTACCGGGTGAAGAAACTCTCCAGGCTCTGCCACGACCTGGACATAAACACCGTGGGCAGCTCCATCATTGTGGATCTGCTGGAACGCATCGAAACGCTGGAACAGCGCGTCCGCGATCTGGAAAGATTGATATAA
- the clpB gene encoding ATP-dependent chaperone ClpB: MDLNKFTQKSQEAISQAQAVAVRLGHQQIDAGHLMLSLVQQEQGLVPRLLERAGYDVRAYERSLEDELGKMPRVSGPGSQPGQVYVTPRVNEVLVAASELAKSMKDEYVSVEHLFLSLLDEPPSSPLGKVNKHFGLTKEKILGVLTDVRGSQRVTSANPEDTYEALKKYGRDLVDEAKKGKLDPVIGRDEEIRRCVRILSRRTKNNPVLIGEAGVGKTAIVEGLAQRIVKKDVPEGLKEKTLFALDMGALIAGAKYRGEFEERLKAVLKEVQSSEGRIILFIDELHTIVGAGKAEGAMDAGNLLKPMLARGELHCIGATTIDEYRKYIEKDPALERRFQPVLVDEPTLEDTISILRGLRERFEVHHGVRIADAALVEASVLSHRYLPDRQLPDKAIDLIDEAAAMIRTEIDSLPTELDTINRRIMQLEIEQAALTRETDKASKERLEKLREELAGLKEEQTVLLTQWDREKKAIESLRSIKEGIEHTKLEIENAERDYDLNKAAELRYGKLAQLENELNKREAEIDQASGGQRMLREEVGPDDVAQVISRWTGIPVTRLLETEREKLLRLPEQLHNRVVGQDEAVTAVADAVLRARAGLKDPKRPIGSFIFLGPTGVGKTELCKTLAESLFDTEDNIVRLDMSEYMEKHTVSRLIGAPPGYVGYDEGGQLTEAVRRKPYSVVLFDEIEKAHHDVFNVLLQVLDDGRLTDSHGKTVDFKNTIIIMTSNLGSQFMLEGIQEGGEFKPGTADKVMETLRGHFRPEFLNRVDEVVLFKPLLKDQITKIIELMLTGLRARLIERKITLTLSDAAKSFIVDAAYDPVYGARPLHRYIQAHIETPLARKLIGGEIIDGQDVTIDVRDGALAFTA; encoded by the coding sequence ATGGACCTCAACAAGTTCACCCAGAAATCCCAGGAAGCCATAAGCCAGGCCCAGGCCGTGGCTGTGCGCCTAGGGCATCAGCAGATAGACGCCGGGCACCTCATGCTTTCGCTCGTGCAGCAGGAGCAGGGCCTTGTTCCGCGCCTTTTGGAGCGCGCCGGATACGACGTTCGGGCCTACGAACGCAGCCTGGAGGACGAACTGGGCAAAATGCCCAGGGTGTCCGGCCCCGGTTCCCAGCCAGGCCAGGTCTACGTCACCCCCAGGGTGAACGAGGTGTTGGTGGCAGCCAGCGAACTGGCCAAGTCCATGAAGGACGAATACGTTTCCGTGGAACACCTGTTCCTTTCGCTTCTGGACGAGCCGCCCTCCTCGCCCCTGGGCAAGGTGAACAAGCACTTCGGCCTGACCAAGGAGAAGATCCTTGGCGTGCTCACCGACGTGCGCGGCTCCCAGCGCGTCACCTCGGCCAATCCCGAAGACACTTACGAGGCTTTAAAGAAATACGGCCGCGACCTGGTGGACGAAGCCAAGAAGGGCAAACTCGACCCGGTGATCGGGCGCGACGAGGAGATCAGGCGCTGCGTCCGCATCCTGTCGCGGCGAACCAAGAATAACCCGGTGCTCATCGGCGAGGCTGGCGTTGGCAAGACGGCCATCGTGGAAGGCCTGGCCCAGCGCATCGTGAAAAAGGACGTGCCCGAGGGACTCAAGGAAAAGACCCTGTTCGCCCTGGACATGGGCGCGCTCATCGCCGGTGCGAAATACCGGGGCGAATTCGAGGAGCGCCTGAAGGCCGTGCTCAAGGAAGTGCAGTCTTCCGAAGGGCGCATCATCCTCTTTATCGACGAGCTGCACACCATCGTGGGCGCTGGCAAGGCCGAAGGGGCCATGGACGCGGGCAACCTCTTGAAGCCCATGCTGGCTCGCGGCGAACTGCACTGCATCGGCGCCACCACCATCGACGAGTACCGCAAGTACATCGAGAAGGACCCGGCCCTGGAGCGCCGCTTCCAGCCTGTGCTGGTGGACGAGCCGACACTGGAGGACACCATCTCCATATTGCGCGGCCTGCGCGAGCGTTTCGAGGTGCACCACGGCGTGCGCATCGCGGACGCGGCCCTGGTGGAGGCCTCGGTTCTCTCGCACCGCTACCTGCCGGACCGCCAGCTCCCGGACAAGGCCATAGATTTGATCGACGAAGCCGCGGCCATGATCCGCACCGAGATAGATTCTCTGCCCACGGAGCTGGACACCATCAACCGGCGCATCATGCAGCTGGAGATCGAACAGGCCGCGCTCACCCGGGAGACCGACAAGGCCTCCAAAGAGCGGCTGGAGAAGCTGCGCGAGGAACTGGCGGGCTTGAAGGAGGAGCAGACGGTGCTCCTCACCCAGTGGGACCGGGAGAAGAAGGCCATCGAGAGCCTGCGCAGCATCAAGGAAGGGATCGAGCACACCAAGCTCGAAATCGAAAACGCCGAGCGAGACTACGATCTCAACAAGGCGGCGGAACTGCGCTACGGCAAGCTGGCCCAGCTCGAAAACGAACTGAACAAGCGCGAGGCCGAGATCGACCAGGCTTCCGGCGGACAGCGCATGCTGAGAGAGGAAGTGGGCCCGGACGACGTGGCCCAGGTTATCTCCCGCTGGACCGGCATCCCGGTCACCAGGCTTCTGGAAACCGAGCGCGAAAAGCTCTTGCGCCTGCCCGAACAGCTGCACAACCGGGTTGTGGGCCAGGACGAGGCCGTCACCGCCGTGGCTGACGCCGTGCTGCGGGCCAGGGCCGGGCTCAAGGACCCCAAGCGCCCCATCGGGTCGTTTATTTTCCTTGGCCCCACAGGCGTGGGCAAGACGGAACTGTGCAAGACCCTGGCCGAGTCGCTCTTCGACACAGAGGACAACATCGTGCGCCTGGACATGAGCGAGTACATGGAAAAACACACCGTGTCCCGGCTCATCGGTGCTCCCCCGGGCTACGTGGGTTATGACGAAGGCGGCCAGCTCACCGAGGCCGTGCGCCGCAAGCCATACTCCGTGGTGCTTTTCGACGAAATCGAAAAGGCACATCACGACGTGTTCAATGTGCTGCTCCAGGTGCTGGACGACGGGCGGTTGACGGACAGCCATGGCAAGACCGTGGATTTCAAGAACACCATCATCATCATGACCTCGAACCTGGGTTCCCAGTTCATGCTGGAGGGCATTCAGGAGGGCGGTGAATTCAAGCCAGGCACTGCCGACAAGGTCATGGAGACCCTGCGCGGCCATTTCCGGCCGGAGTTCCTGAACAGGGTGGACGAGGTGGTGCTCTTTAAGCCGCTGCTCAAGGACCAGATAACCAAGATCATCGAGCTCATGCTCACGGGGCTCAGGGCGCGTCTCATCGAGCGCAAGATAACGCTTACGCTCTCGGACGCCGCCAAGTCCTTCATCGTCGATGCGGCCTACGATCCGGTGTATGGCGCCCGGCCCCTGCACCGCTACATCCAGGCCCACATCGAAACCCCGCTGGCCAGGAAGCTTATCGGCGGCGAGATTATCGACGGGCAGGATGTCACGATTGATGTGCGAGACGGTGCGCTCGCATTCACAGCTTAG
- a CDS encoding GGDEF domain-containing protein, giving the protein MIDSVPFFIPPKRKHRRVRALQGVFLAVFAPLGWIAIKAALGIPPLQLVSENAGLFAYMFLGTMGAFGCFGWLLGREEERLSRLAMLDELTGLPNSRMFDQRMGECVQASRRSGKPLCLLLLDMDRFKTINDTFGHPAGDMALRTAATAIRASIRVSDVAARVGGEEFAVILPDTAPAEATKVAERVLAGIREARLLLTDGSQVKLTASVGLAGGTVSGEDSSFGLIAEADKALYKAKNAGRDCLAVSTGSRLTG; this is encoded by the coding sequence GTGATCGACAGTGTGCCTTTTTTCATCCCTCCGAAACGGAAGCATAGACGCGTCCGGGCGCTTCAAGGCGTCTTCCTGGCCGTCTTCGCCCCCCTGGGCTGGATAGCGATCAAAGCCGCCCTGGGCATTCCGCCGCTTCAGCTTGTTAGCGAGAATGCCGGTCTTTTCGCATACATGTTCCTGGGAACCATGGGGGCCTTCGGCTGCTTCGGCTGGCTTTTGGGCAGGGAAGAGGAACGGCTTTCACGGCTGGCCATGCTCGATGAGCTCACCGGACTTCCCAACAGCCGGATGTTCGACCAGCGTATGGGAGAATGTGTTCAGGCAAGCCGCAGAAGCGGAAAGCCGCTCTGCCTTCTGCTCCTGGACATGGACCGGTTCAAGACCATAAACGACACCTTCGGACATCCCGCAGGCGACATGGCACTGCGGACCGCCGCCACCGCCATCCGGGCATCCATCAGGGTATCCGACGTGGCTGCGCGGGTTGGGGGGGAAGAATTCGCGGTGATTCTCCCGGACACAGCCCCTGCCGAGGCGACCAAAGTCGCCGAGCGGGTGCTGGCCGGAATACGCGAAGCCAGGCTCCTTCTGACCGATGGAAGCCAGGTGAAGCTCACCGCTTCAGTAGGATTGGCGGGAGGCACCGTGTCCGGAGAAGACTCTTCCTTCGGCCTTATCGCCGAGGCCGACAAGGCGCTTTACAAGGCCAAGAACGCGGGCCGCGACTGCCTGGCCGTGTCCACTGGCTCCCGCCTCACCGGCTAG